The Candidatus Zixiibacteriota bacterium genome window below encodes:
- the nifS gene encoding cysteine desulfurase NifS — MKRVYLDHNATTPVHPEVFQAMKPFCLEEFGNASSIHGFGRFAREAVENARETIAKICKCSPEEIVFTSGGTESDNMAIKGTAWQYMKKGQHIITSAIEHPAILESCHFLEQYGFQITYLKSDNKGIISPDDLKKAIRDDTILVSIMHANNETGAIQPIAELANIAHEKDILFHTDAVQSTCKIPYTIGELGVDMLSISGHKIYGPKGIGLFYIKKNTKIQQLSHGGSHENNHRAGTENVAGIVGIAKAIEISWQDMAKETARLRSLTGKFISELKNRIDDIDIVGDIDNRVPNTVNVVFKAIEGESIVLSLDLKGIAVSSGSACSSGAVEPSHVIMAMGIPAELAQGSIRFSFGRSNDESDVEYVLDVLQREVKRLRSISPLYHN, encoded by the coding sequence ATGAAACGAGTCTATCTTGATCATAATGCGACAACACCGGTTCACCCCGAAGTATTTCAGGCAATGAAACCTTTTTGTCTTGAGGAGTTTGGCAATGCCAGTTCAATCCACGGATTTGGCAGGTTTGCCAGAGAAGCTGTTGAAAATGCGCGTGAAACTATCGCTAAAATATGTAAATGCTCGCCGGAGGAAATCGTTTTCACATCCGGAGGCACCGAATCCGACAACATGGCAATCAAGGGCACAGCCTGGCAATATATGAAAAAAGGACAGCATATAATCACCAGCGCTATCGAACATCCCGCCATACTTGAAAGCTGCCATTTCCTCGAACAGTATGGCTTTCAAATTACTTACCTTAAATCGGACAACAAAGGCATTATTTCGCCGGATGACTTGAAAAAGGCTATCAGGGATGATACTATCCTGGTTTCGATAATGCATGCCAACAACGAAACCGGCGCCATTCAGCCAATCGCCGAACTGGCAAATATCGCTCATGAAAAAGACATACTTTTCCATACCGATGCTGTTCAATCGACCTGCAAGATTCCCTATACTATCGGCGAACTCGGTGTGGATATGCTTTCCATATCCGGGCATAAGATATACGGACCCAAGGGCATAGGTTTGTTCTATATTAAAAAGAATACCAAAATCCAGCAGTTAAGCCATGGCGGTTCCCATGAAAATAATCATCGCGCCGGAACCGAAAATGTCGCCGGTATCGTAGGCATCGCCAAAGCCATCGAAATATCATGGCAGGATATGGCAAAGGAAACAGCCAGATTAAGAAGTCTTACCGGCAAGTTTATTAGTGAACTGAAAAACCGCATCGATGATATTGATATTGTCGGTGATATTGACAACCGTGTTCCCAATACTGTGAACGTGGTTTTCAAAGCGATTGAGGGCGAATCGATAGTGCTGAGCCTCGACCTAAAAGGCATAGCTGTATCATCCGGCTCGGCATGTTCCTCAGGCGCGGTCGAACCCTCGCATGTTATCATGGCGATGGGCATCCCGGCCGAATTGGCTCAGGGTTCGATTCGATTCTCGTTTGGCCGTTCCAATGATGAGTCTGATGTTGAATATGTGCTTGATGTTCTCCAGCGTGAGGTCAAAAGGTTGAGAAGCATTTCGCCTCTTTACCATAATTGA